One Electrophorus electricus isolate fEleEle1 chromosome 10, fEleEle1.pri, whole genome shotgun sequence genomic region harbors:
- the LOC118242175 gene encoding uridine phosphorylase 1-like isoform X2 yields the protein MKEDILYHFNLNTGTLNFPAKFGDVKFVCVGGSPWRMKSFAEYIAGELGLAVPNAEYPNICESTDRYAMYKVGPVLSVSHGMGIPSISIMLHELIKLLYHARCTDVTIVRLGTSGGIGLHPGTVVITKQPMDATFLPRFEQVILGKSVVRSTELDGDLAEELLQCGKDLAEFDTVIANTMCTLDFYEGQARLDGAFCSYTEEDKQNYLAKAYAAGVRNIEMESSVFAAMCKLSNLRAAVVCVTLLDRQKGDQLSSSHDVLHSYQQRPQILVGHYIKKKLNASKKS from the exons tttgtgtgtgttgggggtagTCCATGGAGGATGAAGTCTTTCGCTGAGTACATTGCTGGAGAGCTGGGTCTTGCAGTTCCAAACGCAGAGTACCCAAACATCTGTGAGAGCACAGATCGATATGCCATGTACAAAGTAGGACCTGTCCTGTCTGTTAGT cATGGCATGGGCATCCCCTCAATTTCGATAATGTTACATGAGCTCATCAAGCTCCTCTACCATGCACGCTGCACAGATGTTACAATAGTGCGCCTCGGAACCTCTGGTGGAATAG GTTTACATCCAGGCACAGTGGTGATCACCAAGCAGCCAATGGATGCCACATTCTTGCCCCGCTTCGAGCAAGTCATCCTGGGCAAGTCAGTGGTGAGAAGCACCGAACTGGATGGAGATCTTGCAGAGGAGCTGCTACAGTGCGGCAAAGATCTAGCAGAGTTCGACACGGTCATTGCTAACACAATGTGCACGCTGGACTTCTACGAAG GTCAAGCTCGTTTGGACGGGGCTTTCTGTTCTTACACCGAGGAGGACAAGCAAAACTACCTGGCCAAGGCCTATGCAGCAGGAGTGCGCAACATTGAGATGGAGTCTTCTGTTTTTGCTGCCATGTGCAAACTGAGTAACCTACGAG CGGCAGTGGTTTGTGTGACACTGCTGGACCGGCAGAAAGGAGACCAGCTCAGCAGTTCTCATGATGTCCTGCACAGCTACCAACAACGGCCACAGATCCTAGTTGGACATTACATCAAAAAGAAGCTTAATGCTTCCAAGAAAAGTTAG